A genomic window from Carassius auratus strain Wakin chromosome 45, ASM336829v1, whole genome shotgun sequence includes:
- the LOC113062935 gene encoding cytochrome P450 2J2-like, whose amino-acid sequence MILHLIYDSFDFKSWIIFLFVFLLLVDMIKNKNPSNFPPGPWPLPFLGTVFTKMDFRSMAKLAEAYGKVFSLRVGSEKMVIISGYKMVKESLITQSDSFVERPNVPLFHKVFKAIGISMSNGYLWRSHRKFTAFHLRMFGEGKKSLEHRIQEECVFLCDAFKTEKGPFNPLAILSGAVSNTVASLIFGQRFEYHDECYQSILRLDTECVKLMGSPRAQLYNVFPRLLEYLPGPHQTIFSNYKKITNFLRGEIIKHREDWDSSNPRDLIDNYLTEMEKKKSDPQAGFNIEGLVITCLDVIEAGTETTATTLRWGLLFMIKYPETQRKVQEEIDRVIGQSRQPCLADRVNMPYTDAVIHEMQRLGDVVPMGFPKKAVKDTKLGGYFIPKGTAVSTILSSVLHDPNEWETPDTFNPGHFLTENGQFRKRDAFMPFSSGKRACVGEQLARQVLFLFFTSLLQQFTISKCPGEEPSLVGEIWFTYAPAPYRICVSSR is encoded by the exons ATGATCCTGCACTTGATATACGACAGCTTTGATTTTAAAAGCTGGATCATTTTCCTTTTTGTATTTCTGCTCCTTGTAGATATGATCAAAAACAAGAATCCTTCCAATTTCCCGCCAGGACCCTGGCCTCTGCCATTCCTGGGAACTGTCTTCACTAAGATGGATTTTAGGAGCATGGCTAAG TTGGCTGAAGCCTATGGGAAGGTGTTCAGCTTAAGAGTGGGGAGTGAGAAAATGGTAATCATATCTGGATATAAAATGGTAAAGGAGTCCCTCATTACTCAGAGTGATAGTTTTGTTGAGCGTCCAAATGTCCCTCTGTTTCACAAAGTTTTCAAGGCAATTG GTATATCAATGAGTAATGGATACCTGTGGCGGTCGCATAGGAAGTTCACTGCCTTCCATTTGCGGATGTTTGGAGAGGGGAAGAAAAGCCTTGAGCACAGGATCCAGGAAGAGTGTGTCTTCCTTTGTGATGCCTTTAAGACAGAAAAGG GACCTTTCAACCCTTTGGCTATCTTAAGCGGTGCTGTCTCAAATACTGTTGCTTCTTTGATATTTGGTCAACGCTTTGAGTATCATGATGAATGCTACCAAAGTATCCTGCGTCTTGACACCGAATGCGTTAAGTTAATGGGCTCTCCTAGAGCACAG CTGTACAATGTGTTTCCTCGGCTATTGGAATATTTACCTGGCCCCCACCAGACAATTTTTTCCAACTATAAGAAGATCACAAATTTCCTGAGAGGAGAGATCATTAAACACAGAGAGGACTGGGACTCTTCAAACCCTCGTGACTTAATAGACAATTATCTGACTGAGATGGAAAAG aaAAAGAGTGACCCCCAGGCTGGTTTTAACATAGAAGGGTTAGTGATAACTTGCCTGGATGTAATTGAGGCCGGGACAGAGACCACTGCCACTACATTACGCTGGGGTCTTCTTTTTATGATCAAATATCCAGAAACACAGA GAAAGGTCCAGGAAGAGATAGACAGGGTGATTGGACAGTCGCGTCAACCCTGTTTGGCTGACAGAGTTAATATGCCCTACACTGATGCGGTCATCCATGAGATGCAAAGACTTGGAGATGTTGTTCCAATGGGATTCCCTAAAAAAGCTGTTAAAGACACAAAACTAGGAGGATACTTCATTCCAAAG GGCACTGCTGTTTCAACAATCCTGTCTTCAGTACTACATGACCCAAACGAATGGGAGACACCAGACACCTTTAACCCAGGACACTTCCTGACTGAAAATGGCCAGTTTCGGAAGAGAGATGCCTTCATGCCATTTTCATCag GTAAGCGAGCATGTGTGGGAGAGCAGCTGGCTCGTCAGGTGCTCTTCCTGTTTTTCACCTCCCTGCTGCAGCAATTCACCATCTCCAAATGCCCAGGAGAGGAACCCAGTTTAGTGGGCGAGATATGGTTCACATATGCTCCTGCTCCCTACCGTATATGTGTGTCCTCACGTTAG
- the LOC113062931 gene encoding cytochrome P450 2J2, translated as MVLTSVLEILDFRGLLLFIVAFLLVADYVKNRNPPNYPRGPFSLPLLGNVFNVDSKEPHIYLTKLGHAYNDIFSLRLGRDKVVFITGYKLVKEALVTQAENFLDRPYSPLQCRVYSGNAGLFFSNGEMWKKQRRFALSTLRNFGLGKKTMELTICEESRFLLDEIDKQKGGAFDPTILFNNAVSNIICQMVFGQRFDYADHQFRTMLKYISKSIQLEGSIWAQLYEAFPTIMKHLPGPHNDMFSNYKLLQAFVKEVVVKHKAELDPSEPRDYIDSFLIEIMKKPHETTDGFDEENIIPCVLDLFLAGTETTSTALCWGLIYLITYPEVQEKVQEEIDRVIGRSKEPSIADKANMPYTEAVIHEILRFGDIVPMNGLRMADKDTTLGESFIPKGTAILPILHSVLFDENEWETPYEFNPGHFLDKEGKFVRRDAFMPFSAGKRVCLGEQLARMELFLFFVTLFRKFRFSAAEGEKLNLDGVIGVTRTPHPFKIHATAR; from the exons ATGGTGCTAACCTCAGTTCTCGAGATTCTCGATTTTAGAGGACTACTGCTCTTCATAGTGGCATTTCTCTTGGTGGCAGACTATGTGAAGAACAGAAACCCCCCGAATTACCCACGTGGCCCTTTCTCTCTTCCACTCCTAGGAAATGTCTTCAACGTTGACTCGAAGGAGCCGCATATATATTTGACAAAG CTAGGCCATGCCTACAACGATATATTCAGTCTGCGATTAGGAAGAGACAAAGTGGTCTTCATTACTGGTTATAAACTGGTGAAGGAGGCCCTGGTGACTCAGGCTGAAAACTTTCTGGATCGGCCCTACAGTCCATTACAGTGTCGAGTCTACTCGGGCAATG CTGGACTCTTCTTCAGTAATGGTGAAATGTGGAAGAAGCAACGACGTTTTGCTCTGTCAACACTGAGGAATTTTGGGTTGGGAAAGAAAACAATGGAGCTGACCATCTGTGAAGAGAGCCGCTTCTTACTTGATGAGATTGACAAACAGAAAG GAGGCGCTTTTGACCCAACCATTCTTTTCAACAATGCGGTTTCCAATATCATCTGTCAAATGGTGTTCGGCCAGAGATTTGATTATGCAGACCACCAATTCAGGACAATGCTAAAATACATATCTAAAAGCATTCAATTAGAGGGGTCCATTTGGGCacag CTCTATGAAGCATTTCCCACCATCATGAAGCATCTTCCTGGGCCACACAATGACATGTTCAGTAACTACAAATTATTGCAAGCCTTTGTTAAAGAGGTTGTTGTCAAACACAAGGCCGAACTGGATCCCTCAGAGCCTCGAGACTACATCGACAGCTTCCTAATTGAGATTATGAAG AAGCCACATGAAACAACAGATGGTTTTGATGAAGAGAACATCATTCCATGTGTTCTAGACCTGTTTCTGGCTGGGACCGAAACTACATCCACTGCATTATGTTGGGGTCTCATATACCTCATCACTTACCCAGAAGTACAAG AAAAAGTTCAGGAGGAGATAGACAGAGTGATTGGACGCTCAAAGGAGCCGAGTATAGCCGACAAGGCCAACATGCCCTACACTGAGGCTGTCATCCACGAGATCCTGAGATTCGGAGATATTGTACCAATGAATGGCTTGCGGATGGCTGACAAAGACACAACCCTTGGAGAGAGCTTCATCCCAAAG GGTACAGCAATTTTACCCATACTGCACTCGGTTCTCTTTGATGAGAATGAATGGGAGACACCCTACGAGTTCAATCCTGGGCACTTTTTAGACAAAGAGGGCAAGTTTGTGAGGCGGGACGCATTCATGCCCTTTTCTGCAG GAAAGAGGGTCTGTTTGGGGGAGCAGCTCGCGAGAATGGAGCTCTTCCTTTTCTTTGTCACTTTGTTCAGAAAATTTCGATTTTCAGCAGCAGAGGGTGAGAAACTCAATCTTGATGGAGTGATAGGAGTAACACGCACCCCACACCCCTTCAAGATCCATGCAACGGCACGCTGA
- the LOC113062929 gene encoding protein Hook homolog 1-like — MDLNKTVLCESLIIWLQTFKTAAPCKTVEDLTSGAAMSQALHQIDPSWFSESWLARIKEDVGDNVRLKMNNLKKILQMMVDYYNEVLAQKMTEFPLPDLVRVVEQFDQVELGRLLQLILGCAVKCDRKQEYIQIIMTLEESVQHVVMTAIQELMSKENVSQLGTEHLGDVEEQLKKALEDLSEVMAEREELAQRCQELDVQVTMLQEERNSLLAENDLLTDRSSQLDMFDNPSTPSGRKHSQLQLQLEQLQEENFRLEAAKDDYRIHCEELEKQLVELQHRNDELTSLAEESRSLKDELDILRSCSDRAVKLEASVETYRKKLEDLSDLRRQVKILEEKNMTYMHNTVSLEEELRKANAARTQLETYKKQGQELHRKLSDESRRADNLVFEMKKFQEKYDALLKEKERISIERDTLREINEELRCTQAQQDQLLQAGKYQTGSPNHENLAAEMLPIEYREKFIRLQHENKMLRLQQEELENERVTELQEQLEEARRGRSQLDTENRLNRERISELQQQVEDLQKALQTQGTKPEDSHLKRKLDAHMVQLNKAQDEIMKKKELLEDLQPDATQTSVKMDELMASLKKKDEDMRAMEERYKMYLEKARDVIRALDPKLNPASAEIQSLKVLLSEKEKRIIALERECEQAKLREYEEKLIVTAWYNKSLSYQKLAMESRLSGRSNSLVPPGQSFLAQQRQVTNARRTMSINVPAPSSK, encoded by the exons ATGGATTTAAATAAAACGGTGCTGTGCGAGAGCCTGATTATTTGG CTGCAAACCTTCAAAACCGCGGCCCCCTGTAAGACAGTAGAGGATCTGACCTCAGGGGCAGCCATGTCTCAAGCCCTGCATCAGAT AGATCCTTCATGGTTCAGTGAGAGCTGGCTGGCTCGCATTAAAGAGGATGTTGGAGATAATGTGAGACTCAAg ATGAACAACCTTAAAAAGATCCTGCAGATGATGGTTGATTATTATAATGAG GTTTTGGCTCAGAAGATGACAGAATTCCCTCTGCCTGATCTGGTGCGTGTGGTAGAGCAGTTTGATCAGGTAGAGCTGGGACGCCTCCTACAGCTCATCCTGGGGTGTGCAGTCAAATGCGATAGGAAACAAG AGTATATCCAGATCATCATGACCTTGGAGGAATCTGTACAGCATGTGGTCATGACTGCTATTCAGGAG CTTATGAGCAAGGAGAATGTGTCTCAGTTAGGAACagagcatcttggagatgttgaaGAACAG TTAAAAAAAGCCTTGGAGGATCTGAGTGAAGTCATGGCAGAGAGAGAAGAGCTGGCACAGCGCTGTCAGGAGCTCGATGTGCAG GTGACAATGCTACAGGAGGAAAGAAACAGCCTCCTGGCAGAAAACGACCTCTTGACTGATCGATCCAGTCAGCTTGATATGTTTGATAACCCCAGCACTCCATCAGGGAGGAAGCACAGCCAACTACAGCTACAGCTAGAACAGCTTCAGGAGGAGAACTTCAG ACTCGAGGCAGCTAAAGATGATTACCGCATCCACTGTGAAGAGCTGGAGAAACAACTGGTGGAGCTTCAGCATCGTAATGATGAACTGACCAGTCTGGCTGAGGAGTCGCGATCGCTTAAAGATGAATTAGACATATTAAG gAGCTGCTCTGACCGGGCAGTCAAGCTAGAGGCCTCTGTTGAGACGTACAGGAAGAAGTTAGAAGATCTAAGTGACCTCAGACGGCAAGTCAAAATTCTGGAGGAGAAGAATATGACCTATATGCATAACACAGTCAGCCTTGAAGAGGAGCTACGCAAAGCTAATGCTGCAAGAACTCAGTTAGAGACATACAAGAAACAG GGCCAGGAGCTCCACAGGAAACTGTCTGATGAGTCCCGTCGGGCTGATAACCTGGTGTTCGAGATGAAGAAATTTCAGGAGAAATATGATGCTTTACTGAAGGAGAAAGAG AGGATCAGCATTGAACGGGACACTCTCAGAGAGATTAATGAAGAGTTGCGATGCACACAGGCCCAACAGGACCAGCTATTACAAGCAG GAAAGTATCAAACAGGAAGTCCAAACCATGAAAACCTGGCAGCTGAGATGTTGCCCATTGAGTACag GGAGAAGTTCATCCGTCTGCAGCATGAGAACAAGATGTTGCGTTTGCAGCAGGAGGAGTTAGAGAACGAGCGTGTAACTGAGCTGCAGGAGCAGCTGGAGGAGGCCCGGCGCGGACGCAGCCAGCTGGACACTGAGAACAG GCTAAACAGAGAAAGAATTAGTGAGCTCCAGCAGCAGGTAGAGGATCTACAGAAGGCCTTGCAGACACAAGGGACCAAACCTGAagat tctcatctgaagaggaagctGGATGCTCATAT GGTGCAACTGAATAAGGCACAAGATGAAATCATGAAGAAGAAAGAGCTGTTGGAGGACCTTCAGCCAGACGCTACTCAAACCA GTGTGAAGATGGATGAACTGATGGCATCGCTGAAGAAGAAAGATGAAGACATGAGAGCGATGGAGGAACGCTACAAGATGTACCTGGAGAAAGCCCGTGAT GTGATTCGAGCTCTGGATCCTAAGCTAAACCCAGCCTCAGCAGAGATCCAGTCACTGAAAGTGCTGCTCTCTGAGAAAGAGAAGAGGATCATTGCTCTGGAG CGGGAGTGTGAGCAGGCCAAACTGAGGGAATATGAGGAGAAGTTAATTGTGACAGCTTGGTATAATAAG AGTTTGAGTTACCAGAAGTTGGCAATGGAGTCACGGCTTAGTGGGCGATCCAACTCTCTAGTGCCGCCCGGCCAGTCCTTCCTGGCTCAGCAGCGGCAGGTGACCAATGCCCGGCGCACCATGTCCATCAACGTGCCTGCCCCTTCTTCCAAGTAA
- the LOC113062937 gene encoding E3 ubiquitin-protein ligase RNF170 isoform X3, which produces METVRKHSSLCLPREKATELKDKKEMPTSRSFHNRCSPHLKTRSQGQPHNPQVNNREDLPKIRLPAGNRDNHCPVCLQIASYPVETNCGHLFCAPCLISYWKHCSWLDAISCPMCRQMVNKMCHLFSETRTDCKESEVLKHVRDYNRRYSGAPRQVKDYLCDTPLFLLFLVRWLGNIGGLVLLFLLRVAVCGFGAAMSLASPLESLPGPLSSVLGMLDDCVVVFLLLICIININQQMGPQRTRAHSVTQGVLTDSL; this is translated from the exons ATGGAAA CAGTAAGAAAGCATTCCAGTCTCTGCCTTCCACGAGAGAAAGCAACtgaattaaaagacaaaaaagaaatgcCTACAAGTCGCAGTTTCCACAACAG GTGCTCTCCACACTTAAAGACAAGGAGTCAAGGCCAGCCACACAATCCTCAGGTGAACAACAGAGAG GATTTGCCCAAGATACGGTTACCAGCAGGCAACAGGGACAATCACTGCCCCGTGTGTTTACAGATTGCCAGCTATCCTGTAGAGACCAACTGCGGGCATCTTTTCTGTG CACCATGTCTGATATCTTACTGGAAACATTGCTCCTGGTTAGATGCCATCAGCTGTCCTATGTGCAGACAGATG gTGAATAAGATGTGTCATCTCTTCAGCGAGACCAGAACTGACTGTAAAGAGTCAGAAGTGCTAAAACACGTCAGAGACTATAACAGGCGCTACTCTGGAGCACCAAGACAG gtaaaagaTTACTTGTGCGATACACCTCTCTTCCTGCTCTTTCTGGTGCGATGGCTGGGAAACATTGGTGGCCTGGTGTTGCTGTTTCTATTGAGGGTGGCTGTCTGTGGATTTGGCGCTGCCATGTCCTTGGCCTCTCCACTGGAGTCACTTCCTGGGCCACTGAGCAGTGTGCTGGGCATGCTGGATGATTGTGTAGTGGTCTTCCTTCTTCTTATCTGCATTATTAACATCAACCAGCAGATGGGCCCGCAGAGGACAAGAGCGCACTCGGTCACACAGGGAGTGCTGACCGACTCCTTATAG
- the LOC113062937 gene encoding E3 ubiquitin-protein ligase RNF170 isoform X2: protein MPWLMINLSVKFTVCIEAVRKHSSLCLPREKATELKDKKEMPTSRSFHNRCSPHLKTRSQGQPHNPQDLPKIRLPAGNRDNHCPVCLQIASYPVETNCGHLFCAPCLISYWKHCSWLDAISCPMCRQMVNKMCHLFSETRTDCKESEVLKHVRDYNRRYSGAPRQVKDYLCDTPLFLLFLVRWLGNIGGLVLLFLLRVAVCGFGAAMSLASPLESLPGPLSSVLGMLDDCVVVFLLLICIININQQMGPQRTRAHSVTQGVLTDSL, encoded by the exons ATGCCCTGGTTAATGATTAACCTGTCTGTCAAATTTACTGTGTGCATTGAAGCAGTAAGAAAGCATTCCAGTCTCTGCCTTCCACGAGAGAAAGCAACtgaattaaaagacaaaaaagaaatgcCTACAAGTCGCAGTTTCCACAACAG GTGCTCTCCACACTTAAAGACAAGGAGTCAAGGCCAGCCACACAATCCTCAG GATTTGCCCAAGATACGGTTACCAGCAGGCAACAGGGACAATCACTGCCCCGTGTGTTTACAGATTGCCAGCTATCCTGTAGAGACCAACTGCGGGCATCTTTTCTGTG CACCATGTCTGATATCTTACTGGAAACATTGCTCCTGGTTAGATGCCATCAGCTGTCCTATGTGCAGACAGATG gTGAATAAGATGTGTCATCTCTTCAGCGAGACCAGAACTGACTGTAAAGAGTCAGAAGTGCTAAAACACGTCAGAGACTATAACAGGCGCTACTCTGGAGCACCAAGACAG gtaaaagaTTACTTGTGCGATACACCTCTCTTCCTGCTCTTTCTGGTGCGATGGCTGGGAAACATTGGTGGCCTGGTGTTGCTGTTTCTATTGAGGGTGGCTGTCTGTGGATTTGGCGCTGCCATGTCCTTGGCCTCTCCACTGGAGTCACTTCCTGGGCCACTGAGCAGTGTGCTGGGCATGCTGGATGATTGTGTAGTGGTCTTCCTTCTTCTTATCTGCATTATTAACATCAACCAGCAGATGGGCCCGCAGAGGACAAGAGCGCACTCGGTCACACAGGGAGTGCTGACCGACTCCTTATAG
- the LOC113062937 gene encoding E3 ubiquitin-protein ligase RNF170 isoform X1 — protein MINLSVKFTVCIEAVRKHSSLCLPREKATELKDKKEMPTSRSFHNRCSPHLKTRSQGQPHNPQVNNREDLPKIRLPAGNRDNHCPVCLQIASYPVETNCGHLFCAPCLISYWKHCSWLDAISCPMCRQMVNKMCHLFSETRTDCKESEVLKHVRDYNRRYSGAPRQVKDYLCDTPLFLLFLVRWLGNIGGLVLLFLLRVAVCGFGAAMSLASPLESLPGPLSSVLGMLDDCVVVFLLLICIININQQMGPQRTRAHSVTQGVLTDSL, from the exons ATGATTAACCTGTCTGTCAAATTTACTGTGTGCATTGAAGCAGTAAGAAAGCATTCCAGTCTCTGCCTTCCACGAGAGAAAGCAACtgaattaaaagacaaaaaagaaatgcCTACAAGTCGCAGTTTCCACAACAG GTGCTCTCCACACTTAAAGACAAGGAGTCAAGGCCAGCCACACAATCCTCAGGTGAACAACAGAGAG GATTTGCCCAAGATACGGTTACCAGCAGGCAACAGGGACAATCACTGCCCCGTGTGTTTACAGATTGCCAGCTATCCTGTAGAGACCAACTGCGGGCATCTTTTCTGTG CACCATGTCTGATATCTTACTGGAAACATTGCTCCTGGTTAGATGCCATCAGCTGTCCTATGTGCAGACAGATG gTGAATAAGATGTGTCATCTCTTCAGCGAGACCAGAACTGACTGTAAAGAGTCAGAAGTGCTAAAACACGTCAGAGACTATAACAGGCGCTACTCTGGAGCACCAAGACAG gtaaaagaTTACTTGTGCGATACACCTCTCTTCCTGCTCTTTCTGGTGCGATGGCTGGGAAACATTGGTGGCCTGGTGTTGCTGTTTCTATTGAGGGTGGCTGTCTGTGGATTTGGCGCTGCCATGTCCTTGGCCTCTCCACTGGAGTCACTTCCTGGGCCACTGAGCAGTGTGCTGGGCATGCTGGATGATTGTGTAGTGGTCTTCCTTCTTCTTATCTGCATTATTAACATCAACCAGCAGATGGGCCCGCAGAGGACAAGAGCGCACTCGGTCACACAGGGAGTGCTGACCGACTCCTTATAG